The DNA segment CATGTGTGTGTTGGGCGTCTCCTGGGTGCTTGTGTGTGAGAAGAGGCTGGAACGCCCCCGGCAGAACACACCAGGCCTGGCTCAGCCTTGGGCCTGGTTGCTCTGTGTTTAGGAATCATCCTAGTTAAAAGATTCGCTTTCACCGTTCTTTGGTTTCATTCTGAGGAAGCAGCACCTTCCAGACTGTGAATTCGGTAAGTGCCTGGAGCCTGCGTTTTATTGTAAGACTCGACGGGTGAACGTGCTGACCCACGTCAGCTGTTGCGTCCCTGGTGTGTCTGTGGTTTCTAGGACCTTGTCTGGCACTGTCGGGTATCTTCTGCTTCCAGCCTGCCCCAGAAGTACAGTCTCTGACTTAGGACACCTGTGTGGGCATCAGTGCCCTTCTTGagcctctcctcttccctctctggaACAGTCTATGGGCATCTCCCCACTAGGACTTCCTGCCCACCATCCAGACACACAAGCCCTCCCCCTCCACTGGCTGCCTGGCTATGCAGCAGGTACTGGGGACACCTGGGAATCTTTCCTTTTCTTGGCAGTTGAAGCTTCCTAGTTTGTGCCGAAGAGGGTCTGTCTGGACAGCTGTACTTGCCAGAATTCTGTATCTGAAGAGGTTATTGCTACATGAGTTTCGTTTGCTGAACTCAGAATATGGTAGTTTTAGGTCCAAATTTTGTGTGTGCTaagaattaaatttatattatatttttgtgaattgCTCACAAAAAGGGAGCAATtcaacctatttttattttagctaaacCAAGTATTCCCCAGAAGAACACTAATGGAATCTAATCATTCTTATGGATTTGTCCACATGCTTGTACTTGAGTGGCTAAACTTGATGTGATTTCAGTAGCACTTAAAGTTCATTAGCTTAGATAGTCTCTGGCTGGAGGAGGGTTGGAGGGCAGACGCACACCCCACTGATCAGGAACTCTCACATAGTGAGCATGTCTCAGGGACATCCCAACTTCTGTTCCTTCTGCCTTTCCAAAGAATGCcttggaaagttttctgtttcaatatttttttttggaaaaagaatTTTCCTGTTTCAAGAGGTGATTTTGAACTACAGAAAGGCTGAAGACATCTACCTACAATTGTATCACGAGGTACATCATAAGCAGTCAGAAATTAGCCACTAgacaaattccttttctttctgaagaaAGTCTTCATAACGTGAATTTGCTATTTGAAGTAAAATTCCCAAAGTAGACACAACAAAATATAACTAAAATGACCAAATTTATGTCTTAGCATAATGCTCCTTCCATTAATGTAACTGGGAGCTGGCAGAGTGCTGTTGAAGATAATGCTTTTTGTTTGCCTTTGCAACCTTGGGCAAAAAATACATCAaaacattctgtgtcttttaaaacaGGGAAACAGTAAATGGCTTACCTTCTTTGGATTTTCTGCACACCTCTTGACACTCCGTGTTACTCTCTGCACAGATTCGCTCTCCAAAGTGCTTGCTGCAGGCTGgctttttgtctttcttgatCTCAAGCACATGGAGTCTGAATTTCctgcttctcctttccctttctgatTCTGCATGAGAACCTTCGCACTCTTCTGCCCTCCGCTCTCCTCTGCCACCTTAGGCTGGGAGCTCTCATTCTGTCTAACAGACCTCAAGCACCTTTTGTTCTCACTGACTTTGTCTCTAGGTATGGGTTTCCGGGCTCCATCATCTGGATTCTGAATGTCCATCTCTGGGGAGGTCTTCATGggcttcttttcatttctgtttatttctagTCTTTCTGCTAATACAAAGACCTCAGTTATTTGCTGTTCTGCCTCAGTCTTATTTTGGCGTCTGGAGCGCAGGGATATTCCCTAAAGAAATGAGAAGACATCCACAAAATTCCAATAATTAGTAAAACAAACTTCAAAATTCAACAGGGAGCACAATCAACAGTAACCTAAAAGGAGAAATCATTTGAAAATCACACACTGATGAATTGTCTAAGAGACTCATCATCTAGGATAGTCAAGGTAATGCCTTGGTACTTTGCTCCTATGGAGAAATGACTGTCTCTGCTGACAAATTATAAATAAGGAATTCAGGATAAATTTCAATAACAATGCCTAATAAGATATATATCAAATCTAATTTTTACAGTTTACATTATAGAAAGAAGGTccgttattcattcatttacaggGAGTAAATGAATTCCTATTCCTTTAACCATCACTGCTAAGGCAGAACAGGAAATTGCCATTTCTGGAGTTTCCCCAAACTTCTCTGCATGCAGTGGGAGCCTCTCTATCTAACAGTCCAGACAGTTTCCCCTTCTCAAGAATACACATTCCTTATTGATATTGTTCTGATAGTTAAAATAGTGACACAGATAGGATTTTTAACCCAGTCCTGGTCTTGCTGACAGTGTCCAGAACATAGAACTGAACCACCCACCTATCCTCTgatcaattttttaaacatttgaagaTGAACATGACTCATTTGGCTTTTGAGAAACTCTTCTAAGTTTGCATTAATCATGTTTGACTAGTTCTTTTCCCATATTAGTCTATTCCCTCTATAGGTCCCAAGAAGATTCTTTACCATGGCCTGCAGTTATTCAGTGTTAAAGGAAACCCTCTGGGGAAAGGATAACCACTTATAACGTCAGGTTACATGCAAAGTATCACACAGAAATTGACAACTATCCAAGACGATATTGAGTGATGCTGTAATACTTCCTCTCACCTTATTTTCAGGGACCGAGTCTTGTAATTTGTGTTCCTCTTTGTTGGTTTTCATGTCGTTGCTGTTCAGCTCTTCCGCAGGTTCAATTCTTTTTGCAGAAGTCCTCAAACTTCTCTTCATGATGACCACGGGTTCGGGTGATTTGCGTCTTGCCCTGGGAGCAACCCTCTGCTTCTTGCTGGCTGGCAGCTCCTCCACAATTTCCTCTGGCGCTGGCATGCAGCGCAGCCTCTTGGTTCCCGTGACGCTTCCATCTTTGCCACCTCCCCTCTTGAAGGGCAGTGGGGGCAGGGAAGTGTTGCTTTTGCTTTGTGATTTTACAGGGTCTCTGGTGCTTACCAGGTCTCCCACAGGTTCTACTTTAGGGGCCCGAAGAACTCTTCTGGATATTTTTAGAGGTTTTCCACTGTCGGGTGTCTGCTTTGGAGCGCTTGTAAAGCTATCAGCAGCACCATTTGCCAGTTCCTCAGTGTGGCCTGGTGTTTGAGAGAGCTCTTGGAAGCTGGCCAGATCTTCCAGGGGTTGGGCCTTTTCCTTAGCTGCTCTTGGCCGTCTCCTGCTGCCAATTCCATCTTCTGCGTCCAGCTTCCGCTTTGCAGGTTGCTTAAATGCTTTCGTGCCTTTGCCCTCACCTACCGGCTCTTTGTCGGTGTGCGTGGTCTCCCCAGAGGTTTCTGTGAGCTTGCCAACTGCTAACAGCTCCTCCTTCACTTCTACTTTCTGGGCACGTGTCCTGGGCCGTCTCTTTGAGCTTGTTGCGGTGTCTTCTGGTTCTGGTGATGATTTGCAGGGTATTTTAGTGGTTTTGTCATCAGTCATTGATTCTTCAGTGTGACCTGCTGCTGGGTCTTTGAAGCCAGCTAGGTCTTCTATGGCTTGGGCATTTTCCCTGGGTGCTCTTGGCCGTCTCCTGCTGCCAGTTACACTTGCTGCTGGAGCCGGTGTCTGTTTTGCAGATTCCTTCAATGCTTTGATGCCTTTATCTTCACCTGCTGGTTCTTTGTCTGCATCCGTGGTTTCCCCTGATGTTTGTGTGAACTTGACTGCTGAAGGCTCTTCTTTTACTTGTACCTTCTGCACACGTGTCCTGAGATGCCTCTTTGTGCTTGCTGTGGTGTCTACTACGTCTAGTGGGGGAGATTCGCAGGGTATTTTAGTGGCTTTGCCAGCAGTCAGTGATTCCTGAGTGTGACCTGATGTTTCAGAGAGCTCTGTGAAGCCGGCCAGGTCTTCCAGGGGTTGGGCCTTTTCCTTAGGTGCTCTTGGCCTTCTCCTGCCGGGTTCCTCTTCTACTGGGTTCGGTTTCTTCTTTGCACGTTGCTTCAATACTTTGATGCCCTCATCACCGCTTGCtggttctttgtgtgtgtgtgtgcgttgcCCTGATGTTTGCGTGAGCCTCTCAACTGCTGAGAGCTCCTCTTTCACTTCTTTCCTGAGACGTGTCTTGGGGCATCTCTTTGTGCTCGTGGCAGTGTCTGTTAGTTCTGGTGGGGGAGATTTGCAgggaatttttgtgtttttgtcaaCAGTCATTGACTCTTCAGTGTGACCTGGTGCTGAGAAGAGCTCTTTGAAGTCAACCAGGTCTTCTAGAGCACGGGCCTTTTCCTTACGAGTTCTCAGCTGCCTCCTGCTACCAGTTACACTTGCTGCTGGGTCCAGGATCTGCTTTGGAGACTCCTTAAACGCTCTGATGCTCTCACTATCTCCTGttggctctgtgtgtgtttgcgtaGTCTCCCCTGACGTCCGTGTGAGCTTGCTGACTGCTAGGGGCTCTTCTTTCATGTCCACTTTCACCAGGGCTATCTTGAGCCTTTGCTTGGAGCTTCTTGAGGTTTTGAATGACTCTGACTGTGGAGATTTACAGGATACTTCTGTGATTTTGTCATCAGTCATTGATTCCTCAGTGTGACCTGGTGTCTGGAAGAGTTCTTTGAAGCCAGCCAGGTCCTCTAGAGCCTCAGCCTTTTCCTTAGGAGTCTGTGGCTGTCTCTTGCTGCCAGGTAAATTTCCTAGCAGGTCCAGTTTCTGCACTGGAGTTTCCACAAATGTGTTGATATTTTTCTCATCACTTACTGCTGGTTTGGGTGTGTCCATGGCTTTGCCTGCTGATGGTGTTCGTTTCCTGAGTGCTAAAAATTCTTCCTCTACGTCTGCTTTCCTGAGGCTTCTCTTGGGCCGTTGCTTTGTGCTTGCTGGGGTGTCCACTGGGTCTGGTTGTGGAGATTTGCAGGCTATTTTGGTAGTTTTCTCATCAGTCGTGGGCTTGTCAGTGCCTGGTGTCTGGAAGAGCTCTTTGAAGCCAGCCAGGTCTTCTAGAGCCTGGGCCTTTTCCTTAGGAGTTTGTGGCCATCTTTTGCTGCCAGGTAAATTTCCTGGCAGGTCCAATTTCTGCACTGGAGTTCCCATAAATGCTTTCATGTCTTTCTCATCACCTCCTGCTGGTTTGGGTGTGTCCATAGCTTTCCCTACTGATGGTGTTCGTTTCCTGAGTGCTAAGGATTCTTCCTCTACGTCTGCTTTCCTGAGACTTCTCTTGGACTGTGGCTTGAAGATCGTTGGGGTATCCACTGGGTCTGGTTGTGGAGATCTGCAGGCTATTTTGGTAGTTTTCTCATGAGTCGTGGGCTTGTCAGTGCATATTGGTGTCTGGAAGAGCTCTTTCAAGCCAGCCAAGTCTTCTAGGGGTTGGGCTTTTCCCTTAGGAGGTCTTGGCTGCCTCTTGCTACCAGTTACACTTGCTGctgggtccagtttctgttttgcaGTTTCCCTAAACACGTTGATGCCTTTATCCTCATCTCCTGGTactttgtctgtgtgtgtggtctgtgtgagCTGCTTCAGGGCTGAGAGCTCTTCCACTATATCCCTTTTCCCCAAAGGTGTTTTGGGCCGCCTCCTTGTGCTTGTTGGAGTGTCCATTGATTCTGGTGGTGGAGATTTGCAGGCTATTTTGGTAGTTTTGTCATCAGTTGTTGATTCCTCAGtgtggtctggtgtctggaagaGCTCTTTGAAGCCGGCCAGGTCTTCTAGTGATTGGGCCTCTTCCTTAGGTGTTCTTGGCCACCTCTCCATCCCAGTTCCATAGTTTGCTGGGTCCAGCATCTGCTTTGCAGATTCCTTAAACGCTTTGATGCTCTTTCCGTCTCCTGccgtctctctgtgtgtctgtgtggtctTCCCTGACGTCTGTGTGAGCTTGCCGACTGGTAGGACCTCTTCTTTCACACCTACTTTCCCCAAGGATATCTTGAGTCGTTGCTTGGAGCTTGTTGGGGTTTTGACTGGGTCTGGTTGTGGAGATTTGCAGGATACTTCTGTGATTTTGTCATCGGTCATTGATTCCTCAGTGTGACCTGGTGTCTGGAAGAGCTCTTTGAAGCCAGCCAGATCTTCTAGAGCCTTGGCCTTTTCTTTAGGAGTTTGTGGCCGTCTCTTGCTGCCAGGTAAATTTCCTAGCAGGTCCAGTTTCTCCACTGGAGTCCCCACAAATGTGTTGCTGTCTTTCTCTTCACCTACTGCTGCTTTAGGCGTGTGCATGGCTTTGCCTGCTGATGGTGTTAGTTTCCTGAATGCTAAAAATTCTTCCTCTACGTCTGCTTTCTTGAGGCTTCTCTTGGGCCGTTGCTTTGTGTTTGTTGGGGTGTCCGCTAGGTCTGATTGCGGAGATTTGCAGagtatttttttggtagttttctcATCAGTCGTGGGGTTATCAGTGCATGGTGTCTGGAAAAGCTCTCTGAAGCCAGTCAGTTCTTCTAGAGCCTGGGCCTTTTCCTTACGAGTTTGTAGCTGTCTATTGCTGCCAGGTAAATTTCCTGGCTGGTCCAGTTTCTGCACTGGAGTTCCCAAAAACGTGTTGATGTCTTTCTCTTCACCTACTGCTGGTTTGGGTGTGTGCATGGCTTTGCCTGCTGATGGCGTTTGTTTCCTAAATGCTAAAAATTCTTCTTCAATGTCTGCTTTCCTGAGACTTCTCTTGGGCTGTGGCTTGGAGCTTGTTGGGGTGTCCACTAGGTCTGGCTGTGAAGCTCTGTAGGATACTTTGGTAGTTTTTTCGTTAGTCATTGATTCCTTAGTGTGACTTGGTGTCTGGAAGAGCTCGATGAAGCCGGCCAGGTCTTCAGGGACTTCAGACTTTGCCTTAGGAGTTCTCAGCTGCCTCTTGCTGCCAG comes from the Pan troglodytes isolate AG18354 chromosome 8, NHGRI_mPanTro3-v2.0_pri, whole genome shotgun sequence genome and includes:
- the MKI67 gene encoding proliferation marker protein Ki-67 isoform X2 yields the protein MWPTRRLVTIKRSGVDGPHFPLSLSTCLFGRGIECDIRIQLPVVSKQHCKIEINEQEAILHNFSSTNPTQVNGSVIDEPVRLKHGDVITIIDRSFRYENESLQNGRKSTEFPRKIREQEPARRVSRSSLSSDPDESEGIPLKRRCVSFGGHLRPELFDENLPPNTPLKRGEAPTKRKSLVMHTPPVLKKIIKEQPQPSGKQESASEIHVEVKAQSLVISPPAPSPRKTPVASDQRRRSCKTAPASSSKSQTEVPKRGGRKSGNLPSKRVSISRSQHDILQMICSKRRSGASEANLIVAKSWADVVKLGAKQTQTKVIKHGPQRSMNKRQRRPATPKKPVGEVHSQFSTGHANSPCTIIIGKAHTEKVHVPARPYRVLNNFISNQKMDFKEDLSGIAEMFKTPVKEQPQLTSTCHIAISNSENLLGKQFQGTDSGEEPLLPTSESFGGNAFFSAQNAAKQPSDKCSASPPLRRQCIRENGNVAKTPRNTYKMTSVETKTSDTETEPSKTVSTANRSRRSTEFRNIQKLPVESKSEETNTDIVECILKRGQKATLLQQRREGEMKEIERPFETYKENIELKENDEKMKAMKRSRTWGQKCEPMSDLTDLKSLPDTELMKDTARGQNLLQIQDHAKAPKSEKGKITKMPCQSLQPEPINTPTHTKQQLKASLGKVGVKEELLAVGKLTRTSGETTHTHREPAGDGKSIRTFKESPKQILDPAAHVTGMKKWPRTPKEEAQSLEDLAGFKELFQTPGASEESMTDEKTTKIACKSPPPESVDTPTSTKQWPKRSLRKADVEEEFLALRKLTPSAGKAMLTPKPAGGDEKDIKAFMGTPVQKLDLAGTLPGSKRQLQTPKEKAQALEDLAGFKELFQTPGHTEELVAAGKTTKIPCESPQPDPVDTPTSTKQRPKRSIRKADVEGELLACRNLMPSAGKAMHTPKPSVGEEKDIIIFVGTPVQKLDLTENLTGSKRRPQTPKEKAQALEDLTGFKELFQTPGHTEEAVATGKTTKMPCESSPPESADTPTSTRRQPKTPLEKRDVQKELSALKKLTQTSGETTHTDKVPGGEDKSINAFRETAKQKLDPAASVTGSKRQPKTKEKAQPLEDLAGLKELFQTPICTDKPTTHEKTTKIACRSPQPDPVDTPTSSKPQSKRSLRKVDVEEESLALRKRTPSAGKAIHTPKPAVSGEKNIYAFMGTPVQKLDLTENLTGSKRRLQTPKEKAQALEDLAGFKELFQTRGHTEESMTNDKTAKVACKSSQPDPDKNPASSKRRLKTSLGKVGVKEELLAVGKLTQTSGETTHTHTEPTGDGKSMKAFTESPKQILDSAASLTGSKRQLRTPKAKSEVPEDLAGFIELFQTPSHTKESMTNEKTTKVSYRASQPDLVDTPTSSKPQPKRSLRKADIEEEFLAFRKQTPSAGKAMHTPKPAVGEEKDINTFLGTPVQKLDQPGNLPGSNRQLQTRKEKAQALEELTGFRELFQTPCTDNPTTDEKTTKKILCKSPQSDLADTPTNTKQRPKRSLKKADVEEEFLAFRKLTPSAGKAMHTPKAAVGEEKDSNTFVGTPVEKLDLLGNLPGSKRRPQTPKEKAKALEDLAGFKELFQTPGHTEESMTDDKITEVSCKSPQPDPVKTPTSSKQRLKISLGKVGVKEEVLPVGKLTQTSGKTTQTHRETAGDGKSIKAFKESAKQMLDPANYGTGMERWPRTPKEEAQSLEDLAGFKELFQTPDHTEESTTDDKTTKIACKSPPPESMDTPTSTRRRPKTPLGKRDIVEELSALKQLTQTTHTDKVPGDEDKGINVFRETAKQKLDPAASVTGSKRQPRPPKGKAQPLEDLAGLKELFQTPICTDKPTTHEKTTKIACRSPQPDPVDTPTIFKPQSKRSLRKADVEEESLALRKRTPSVGKAMDTPKPAGGDEKDMKAFMGTPVQKLDLPGNLPGSKRWPQTPKEKAQALEDLAGFKELFQTPGTDKPTTDEKTTKIACKSPQPDPVDTPASTKQRPKRSLRKADVEEEFLALRKRTPSAGKAMDTPKPAVSDEKNINTFVETPVQKLDLLGNLPGSKRQPQTPKEKAEALEDLAGFKELFQTPGHTEESMTDDKITEVSCKSPQSESFKTSRSSKQRLKIALVKVDMKEEPLAVSKLTRTSGETTQTHTEPTGDSESIRAFKESPKQILDPAASVTGSRRQLRTRKEKARALEDLVDFKELFSAPGHTEESMTVDKNTKIPCKSPPPELTDTATSTKRCPKTRLRKEVKEELSAVERLTQTSGQRTHTHKEPASGDEGIKVLKQRAKKKPNPVEEEPGRRRPRAPKEKAQPLEDLAGFTELSETSGHTQESLTAGKATKIPCESPPLDVVDTTASTKRHLRTRVQKVQVKEEPSAVKFTQTSGETTDADKEPAGEDKGIKALKESAKQTPAPAASVTGSRRRPRAPRENAQAIEDLAGFKDPAAGHTEESMTDDKTTKIPCKSSPEPEDTATSSKRRPRTRAQKVEVKEELLAVGKLTETSGETTHTDKEPVGEGKGTKAFKQPAKRKLDAEDGIGSRRRPRAAKEKAQPLEDLASFQELSQTPGHTEELANGAADSFTSAPKQTPDSGKPLKISRRVLRAPKVEPVGDLVSTRDPVKSQSKSNTSLPPLPFKRGGGKDGSVTGTKRLRCMPAPEEIVEELPASKKQRVAPRARRKSPEPVVIMKRSLRTSAKRIEPAEELNSNDMKTNKEEHKLQDSVPENKGISLRSRRQNKTEAEQQITEVFVLAERLEINRNEKKPMKTSPEMDIQNPDDGARKPIPRDKVSENKRCLRSVRQNESSQPKVAEESGGQKSAKVLMQNQKGKGEAGNSDSMCLRSRKTKSQPAASTLESESVQRVTRSVKRCAENPKKAEDNVCVKKIRTRSHRDSQDI
- the MKI67 gene encoding proliferation marker protein Ki-67 isoform X3 produces the protein MHTPPVLKKIIKEQPQPSGKQESASEIHVEVKAQSLVISPPAPSPRKTPVASDQRRRSCKTAPASSSKSQTEVPKRGGRKSGNLPSKRVSISRSQHDILQMICSKRRSGASEANLIVAKSWADVVKLGAKQTQTKVIKHGPQRSMNKRQRRPATPKKPVGEVHSQFSTGHANSPCTIIIGKAHTEKVHVPARPYRVLNNFISNQKMDFKEDLSGIAEMFKTPVKEQPQLTSTCHIAISNSENLLGKQFQGTDSGEEPLLPTSESFGGNAFFSAQNAAKQPSDKCSASPPLRRQCIRENGNVAKTPRNTYKMTSVETKTSDTETEPSKTVSTANRSRRSTEFRNIQKLPVESKSEETNTDIVECILKRGQKATLLQQRREGEMKEIERPFETYKENIELKENDEKMKAMKRSRTWGQKCEPMSDLTDLKSLPDTELMKDTARGQNLLQIQDHAKAPKSEKGKITKMPCQSLQPEPINTPTHTKQQLKASLGKVGVKEELLAVGKLTRTSGETTHTHREPAGDGKSIRTFKESPKQILDPAAHVTGMKKWPRTPKEEAQSLEDLAGFKELFQTPGASEESMTDEKTTKIACKSPPPESVDTPTSTKQWPKRSLRKADVEEEFLALRKLTPSAGKAMLTPKPAGGDEKDIKAFMGTPVQKLDLAGTLPGSKRQLQTPKEKAQALEDLAGFKELFQTPGHTEELVAAGKTTKIPCESPQPDPVDTPTSTKQRPKRSIRKADVEGELLACRNLMPSAGKAMHTPKPSVGEEKDIIIFVGTPVQKLDLTENLTGSKRRPQTPKEKAQALEDLTGFKELFQTPGHTEEAVATGKTTKMPCESSPPESADTPTSTRRQPKTPLEKRDVQKELSALKKLTQTSGETTHTDKVPGGEDKSINAFRETAKQKLDPAASVTGSKRQPKTKEKAQPLEDLAGLKELFQTPICTDKPTTHEKTTKIACRSPQPDPVDTPTSSKPQSKRSLRKVDVEEESLALRKRTPSAGKAIHTPKPAVSGEKNIYAFMGTPVQKLDLTENLTGSKRRLQTPKEKAQALEDLAGFKELFQTRGHTEESMTNDKTAKVACKSSQPDPDKNPASSKRRLKTSLGKVGVKEELLAVGKLTQTSGETTHTHTEPTGDGKSMKAFTESPKQILDSAASLTGSKRQLRTPKAKSEVPEDLAGFIELFQTPSHTKESMTNEKTTKVSYRASQPDLVDTPTSSKPQPKRSLRKADIEEEFLAFRKQTPSAGKAMHTPKPAVGEEKDINTFLGTPVQKLDQPGNLPGSNRQLQTRKEKAQALEELTGFRELFQTPCTDNPTTDEKTTKKILCKSPQSDLADTPTNTKQRPKRSLKKADVEEEFLAFRKLTPSAGKAMHTPKAAVGEEKDSNTFVGTPVEKLDLLGNLPGSKRRPQTPKEKAKALEDLAGFKELFQTPGHTEESMTDDKITEVSCKSPQPDPVKTPTSSKQRLKISLGKVGVKEEVLPVGKLTQTSGKTTQTHRETAGDGKSIKAFKESAKQMLDPANYGTGMERWPRTPKEEAQSLEDLAGFKELFQTPDHTEESTTDDKTTKIACKSPPPESMDTPTSTRRRPKTPLGKRDIVEELSALKQLTQTTHTDKVPGDEDKGINVFRETAKQKLDPAASVTGSKRQPRPPKGKAQPLEDLAGLKELFQTPICTDKPTTHEKTTKIACRSPQPDPVDTPTIFKPQSKRSLRKADVEEESLALRKRTPSVGKAMDTPKPAGGDEKDMKAFMGTPVQKLDLPGNLPGSKRWPQTPKEKAQALEDLAGFKELFQTPGTDKPTTDEKTTKIACKSPQPDPVDTPASTKQRPKRSLRKADVEEEFLALRKRTPSAGKAMDTPKPAVSDEKNINTFVETPVQKLDLLGNLPGSKRQPQTPKEKAEALEDLAGFKELFQTPGHTEESMTDDKITEVSCKSPQSESFKTSRSSKQRLKIALVKVDMKEEPLAVSKLTRTSGETTQTHTEPTGDSESIRAFKESPKQILDPAASVTGSRRQLRTRKEKARALEDLVDFKELFSAPGHTEESMTVDKNTKIPCKSPPPELTDTATSTKRCPKTRLRKEVKEELSAVERLTQTSGQRTHTHKEPASGDEGIKVLKQRAKKKPNPVEEEPGRRRPRAPKEKAQPLEDLAGFTELSETSGHTQESLTAGKATKIPCESPPLDVVDTTASTKRHLRTRVQKVQVKEEPSAVKFTQTSGETTDADKEPAGEDKGIKALKESAKQTPAPAASVTGSRRRPRAPRENAQAIEDLAGFKDPAAGHTEESMTDDKTTKIPCKSSPEPEDTATSSKRRPRTRAQKVEVKEELLAVGKLTETSGETTHTDKEPVGEGKGTKAFKQPAKRKLDAEDGIGSRRRPRAAKEKAQPLEDLASFQELSQTPGHTEELANGAADSFTSAPKQTPDSGKPLKISRRVLRAPKVEPVGDLVSTRDPVKSQSKSNTSLPPLPFKRGGGKDGSVTGTKRLRCMPAPEEIVEELPASKKQRVAPRARRKSPEPVVIMKRSLRTSAKRIEPAEELNSNDMKTNKEEHKLQDSVPENKGISLRSRRQNKTEAEQQITEVFVLAERLEINRNEKKPMKTSPEMDIQNPDDGARKPIPRDKVSENKRCLRSVRQNESSQPKVAEESGGQKSAKVLMQNQKGKGEAGNSDSMCLRSRKTKSQPAASTLESESVQRVTRSVKRCAENPKKAEDNVCVKKIRTRSHRDSQDI